GCGCGGCATCGGCACCGGCGCGAAATGCGCCGCGCCGCGCGGTCGCGCGAAAATCTGATACGAGGTGGCCGCCCACACCGTGCCGCGCGGGTCCACCGTCACGGTCTGCACATTGCTGTTCTGTTTCAGCCCGCCTTCCTCGACGATCTGCCAGCGCTGGCCGTCGAAGCGGTACAGGCCGCCCGAGGTGGAGGCCCACACATTGCCCTCCAGATCCTGCGCGAAGTCGGTCACGGTGCTCGGGTAGAGGCCGTCCTTCTGGCCGTAGCGTGTGAGCACGCCCTCGCGCAGCACGTAGATGCCGCCCAGTTGCAGGCCGATCCACAGCTCGCCCGACCGGCCGGCGTAGAGGCGGAACACTTCGTTGGTGAGCGGGCGGCCCGTGTCGGGCGCGGTGTAGAGCTCGAAGCGCACGCCGTCGAAGCGGTACAGGCCGAACGGCGAGCCGATCCACAGCATGCCGTCCGGCGTCTGCGCGAGGCCGTAGGCATTGCTCGGCGCGCCGTCGCGCTCGGTCCACGCCGTGTGGTGCATGTGCTCCAGGGATGGGGCTTCGGGCGGCGGCGTCTCGGCGGCGAGGACCGATGTGCGGGGCAACAGGTACGCCGCCATCAGGGCAACGCGCAGCAGGAACGTGGCGGCTCGACTCATCGGGGGCTGGTTCGGGCTGGGGGTGAGCGGGCGGGGCTCTCGACTGTATGCGCCCCAGAAGCAGCGCCGCCAGCGTCAGCCACGATCCTTCGCGCACCATCCCCTCTCGATTCTGCTCGCGATGTCCGTGGGTACTACGGGCCCGCTCACCGAGTGAATACCCGGCCCCACGCCCCTGCTCTTCACCGGTTGGAGTTGACGTCCCCTGATTCTTCAGCTTCATGGACGAGCACTGGCCACCTGCGTGTCCAGGGCCTCGGAGAAGCTCAGGATGAGAGCCACCGTGGGGTCCACGTTGGTGGCCCCATTCTCGGGCGTGGTGCCAAGGAGGGTGGGCGCGGTGGTATCGGGCACCTCGGTGGATTGGTGAACGGCCAGTTGGCCACACCTACCCCACCAGGCTCCACGGTAACAAGGCTATTCCGGGATTGCGTGAAAGCCACCCTCATGCGATGGGCAGCCCACCACAACGTTCGTTTGGAGGCGCGATGTCGAGATGGATGGCCTGGATGACTCCGTGGATCGCCGTGCTCATGTACGGGTGCATGCCCCCGGAGGTGGATGACGCACAGGAGCCGGGTGTTCGAGAGCAAGCCCTGGCCGGCACGGAGATCATCGACTTCTCCTCCGCGAGCACGCTGGCGAACACGGATGCGTCCGGTAAGAGCGGAGGCATGGCCGTGCTCAAGGCGAACAGCACGCGGTGCACCGTCGGCGCGTATGCCGACTGCTACGCGGACTACATCGAGTTCAGCCCCTCCTATACGGGCTATCTGTCCTTCAAGCTCTCGAGCCTCACCCAGGGCACGCCGGCGCCCTCGCAGATCACCCAGCTCCAATTGCTGACGAAGTACCAGGGGCCCGCGAGTTCCACGTCCTATTACAAGTGGCAGCTCTACCGGTTCACGACCGCCAGCTGGGTGGACATCACCACCTCGCAGGGGCGCGGGGACTGGGTGTGGACCGCGGCCCTGACGCTCAACCTCCCGGGCACCGAGGTGGCTTCGAACTTCGTCTCGAGCACTGGCGAGATCCGCGCGCGCCTCATCAAGGGCGCGGGGACGGATGGCGCGCAGCTCGACAGCCTCCGCCTCCAGGTCTCGTGGGACGGGGCCTCGACGTGCACCCCCGAGACGGACGCGGCCTTCTGCGCGCGACTGGGCGGCACCTGTGGCCAGCTCAGTGGCACCGACAACTGCGGCCAGGCACGCACGGTCTCCAGCTGTGGCGTCTGCCAGAGCCCGCAGACGTGTGGGGGCGGCGGCACCCCGAACGTCTGTGGCCAGGGCTCCACCTGTACCCGCGCGAGCTTCCCCCGGGCCACCACCTGGATGTGGGACCTGGAGAACAGCGCCATTCCCACCAACCTCAACGCCCAGGTCTACGTCGTCGACCTCTTCAACACCACGAGCGCGAAGATCCAGGAGTACAAGAGCGCCGGCAAGAAGGTGGTCTGCTACTTCAGCGCCGGCAGCTACGAGAACTGGCGGAGCGATGCCAACCAGTTCCCGCAGGACACCTATTGCAGCCCCGGCGAGAACTGCGCCCAATCCATCCACATCATGGGGGAGTGGTGCGAGAGCGGTGGGGACTGCGAGTGGTGGTTGGATCACCGCAAGGAGGCGGTACGAATCGTGATGGCGGCACGCCTGCAGTTGGCGCGTGACAAGGGCTGCGACGCGGTCGAGCCGGACAACGTCGACGGCTACGCGAACGATTCGAGCATCTCCTGCACCGACCAGGCCTGCTGGGGCCTCACGGCGTCCGACCAGCTCGCCTACAACCGCTGGCTGGCCGATACCGCCCATGCCAAATGTCTGGGCATCGCGCTCAAGAACGACATCGACCAGGTGCCCCAGCTCGCCGCGTCCTTCGACTTCGCCATCAACGAGCAATGCCAGCAGTACAACGAGTGTGGAGTCTACAAGACCTACTTCGCGAGCCAGAACAAGGCGGTCTTCAACGCGGAGTACATGAGGGACTCCGGCGGCGGGTCCAGGAGCTGGTCGTCGTGCACGGGAACGCAAGCCACCTGCGCCTGCGGTGAGAGCGGGTTCGTCCAGGGGGACATGCAGACCCTGGTCTTCAAGACCTCGTCCGTCAGCTACGACAACATCAACTTCACCTGCTGGTAGCGGGGAACGGGCCCGCTCCCCGGCCTGGAGCGGGCCCACTTCGGGTCCGTTGAGACGCGTCTGGCGATTCTGGGAGGGACCTGGCCGCCATCCACGATGAGCGAGACAGCGGCGAAGGCCCGCTCCGCCCTCTTCAAATGCCCTGCGCTTTCAGGGCTTCGATTTCGAAGTCGCCATCGTCCACCAGGCGCTCCCAGCCCTCGAATTTGCCGAGGCCGAGCGTGCGGGCCATGGACAGCAACAGGCTCTGGCCGGCCACGGCGCGGTCGGGCTGTAGCTGGTAGACGGGGTCGTTGAAGGCCGCCTGCGGGGTGGTGATGGTCCAGCCCATCTGCTTGAACTGGGCGATCACGTCGTCGAGCCACATCGCATTGATGAGATTATGGTGCAGCAGGATGACCTGCGGGATGTCCCTGCCCTGCAGCTTGTATGCGAGCTCGCGGTAGGCGATGGCGCGCTGACGCACGTGCGCGAGATACGCGGTCTTGATCGGGGTGACGTCGGCTTTGGGGTTCTTCTTCAGGACTTCGACCAGTTTGTCGTTCAAGCGCCAGTCGCTGGTGTCCAGCGAGACGTATGCGTTGCGGTAGCCATGCTCCTTCAGGAAGGTGCGCATGCCGTCGCGCTTTTCCGGCGTGTTCCCTTCACGTAGGTAGGTAAAGCGGAACCATTTGGTATAGCCGGGCAGCGTGGCGATGATGCGATCGCAGTCGAGGATCTCCTGCTGGTACTGGTCCAGCGTGCTCTTGTGCAGGT
This region of Archangium lipolyticum genomic DNA includes:
- a CDS encoding polysaccharide deacetylase family protein gives rise to the protein MIFLMPMTFLRLVTTAFFLLAAFPAFGQSVAFTFDDGPSLEETPRLTAAQRNQALLAALARHKVKAALMVTVNNGANLPEGLVLARAWGEAGHAIGNHTMSHPDLHKSTLDQYQQEILDCDRIIATLPGYTKWFRFTYLREGNTPEKRDGMRTFLKEHGYRNAYVSLDTSDWRLNDKLVEVLKKNPKADVTPIKTAYLAHVRQRAIAYRELAYKLQGRDIPQVILLHHNLINAMWLDDVIAQFKQMGWTITTPQAAFNDPVYQLQPDRAVAGQSLLLSMARTLGLGKFEGWERLVDDGDFEIEALKAQGI
- a CDS encoding Ig-like domain-containing protein — translated: MPDTTAPTLLGTTPENGATNVDPTVALILSFSEALDTQVASARP
- a CDS encoding endo alpha-1,4 polygalactosaminidase; its protein translation is MSRWMAWMTPWIAVLMYGCMPPEVDDAQEPGVREQALAGTEIIDFSSASTLANTDASGKSGGMAVLKANSTRCTVGAYADCYADYIEFSPSYTGYLSFKLSSLTQGTPAPSQITQLQLLTKYQGPASSTSYYKWQLYRFTTASWVDITTSQGRGDWVWTAALTLNLPGTEVASNFVSSTGEIRARLIKGAGTDGAQLDSLRLQVSWDGASTCTPETDAAFCARLGGTCGQLSGTDNCGQARTVSSCGVCQSPQTCGGGGTPNVCGQGSTCTRASFPRATTWMWDLENSAIPTNLNAQVYVVDLFNTTSAKIQEYKSAGKKVVCYFSAGSYENWRSDANQFPQDTYCSPGENCAQSIHIMGEWCESGGDCEWWLDHRKEAVRIVMAARLQLARDKGCDAVEPDNVDGYANDSSISCTDQACWGLTASDQLAYNRWLADTAHAKCLGIALKNDIDQVPQLAASFDFAINEQCQQYNECGVYKTYFASQNKAVFNAEYMRDSGGGSRSWSSCTGTQATCACGESGFVQGDMQTLVFKTSSVSYDNINFTCW